A part of Maridesulfovibrio hydrothermalis AM13 = DSM 14728 genomic DNA contains:
- a CDS encoding elongator complex protein 3 — MNITTFNHPEPEHKKTRIWPVFMPFMGCPSRCVYCSQNRQTGTGAKTLSEIYQAIKEEIPAFFAIKKRNPLELAFFGGTFTALPFEWQRKFIDLTAQHKKNGYITKVRCSTRPDCINEKDIALLKENGLDMIELGIQSFSAYTLKRSARNYAPETAVQACTAVRNAGLSLGIQLLPGLPGSKSGDFQHDINETIRLKPDAVRIYPCLTVKGTALEKLYKAGKYRPWSLAKTEKELSSALLDLWKNNIHVIRIGVASEEGLNENIIAGPVHPALGQSIRSRALYLYLFSRIKELGAGPEQIRIPRKYSGELWGHKGSLKESYATIGITPEIVRFSDEPSFKISCRPSS, encoded by the coding sequence ATGAACATCACGACTTTCAATCATCCGGAACCGGAACACAAAAAGACGCGCATCTGGCCTGTATTCATGCCTTTTATGGGCTGCCCTTCGCGATGTGTCTACTGCTCTCAGAACAGGCAAACAGGGACAGGAGCTAAGACATTAAGCGAAATATATCAAGCTATTAAAGAAGAAATTCCTGCTTTTTTTGCGATAAAAAAACGCAATCCATTAGAGCTGGCCTTTTTCGGTGGGACGTTCACTGCATTACCTTTTGAGTGGCAGCGTAAATTTATCGATCTGACCGCGCAGCATAAGAAAAACGGCTACATTACAAAAGTAAGATGCTCTACAAGGCCGGACTGCATCAATGAAAAAGACATTGCACTGCTTAAAGAAAACGGTCTTGATATGATTGAGCTGGGCATTCAAAGCTTTTCCGCATACACCCTGAAACGCTCCGCACGTAACTACGCTCCTGAAACAGCTGTCCAAGCCTGCACAGCCGTTCGTAATGCAGGGCTATCACTGGGTATCCAGCTCCTTCCGGGACTGCCCGGTTCAAAGAGCGGCGATTTCCAGCACGACATCAATGAGACTATCAGACTAAAACCTGACGCAGTAAGAATCTATCCCTGCCTGACCGTCAAAGGTACAGCTCTGGAGAAATTATACAAAGCCGGAAAATACAGGCCGTGGTCATTGGCAAAAACCGAAAAAGAGTTGTCCTCCGCCCTGCTTGATCTCTGGAAAAACAATATTCATGTCATCCGCATAGGCGTAGCTTCTGAGGAAGGCTTGAATGAAAACATCATAGCAGGACCGGTGCACCCTGCATTAGGCCAGTCAATCCGCTCAAGGGCTTTATATCTGTACCTGTTTTCCCGCATCAAAGAACTGGGAGCAGGTCCGGAACAGATCCGTATTCCCCGTAAATACTCTGGAGAACTATGGGGCCACAAAGGATCTTTAAAGGAGTCCTACGCCACTATCGGAATTACCCCTGAGATAGTCAGATTCAGCGATGAACCTTCCTTTAAGATATCCTGCCGACCTTCCTCTTAA
- a CDS encoding HIT family protein, with translation MNNQDCIFCKIVAGEIPCFKICETDNILTFLDIGPVNKGHALVIPKVHYENIWDLPSELGQEILSTAQTAGDAIMKATGADGLNVIMNNNKAAGQLVFHAHFHLIPRFNEDGFQHWDQKEYDNMDEAQVLAQKIEKMITGIN, from the coding sequence ATGAATAATCAAGATTGCATTTTCTGTAAGATTGTGGCGGGGGAAATACCCTGTTTTAAAATCTGTGAAACAGATAATATACTGACTTTTCTTGACATCGGGCCTGTGAATAAAGGGCATGCCCTTGTTATTCCTAAGGTTCATTATGAAAATATCTGGGATCTTCCATCAGAGCTTGGACAAGAGATTCTTTCTACAGCCCAGACAGCCGGTGATGCCATAATGAAGGCAACCGGAGCTGATGGACTTAATGTTATTATGAATAACAATAAAGCTGCCGGACAGCTGGTTTTTCATGCCCACTTTCATCTGATTCCCCGTTTCAATGAAGATGGGTTTCAGCATTGGGATCAGAAAGAATACGACAATATGGATGAAGCACAAGTTCTTGCTCAAAAGATAGAAAAGATGATAACCGGAATAAATTAA
- a CDS encoding integration host factor subunit alpha: MANETLTKASVVDYIYEKTDRNRAEIKELVESILDIMKQAVKRDHAMLISGFGKFEAYDKNARKGRNPQTNEAITLPARKVVVFRLSRKFRSELNDSLNS, translated from the coding sequence ATGGCTAACGAGACTCTCACAAAAGCCAGCGTTGTTGATTACATCTATGAGAAAACCGATCGTAACAGAGCTGAAATCAAAGAATTGGTTGAATCCATTCTTGATATTATGAAGCAGGCTGTGAAAAGAGATCACGCTATGCTGATCAGCGGTTTCGGTAAATTTGAAGCTTACGACAAAAATGCTCGTAAAGGACGCAACCCGCAGACAAATGAAGCAATTACTTTGCCGGCGCGCAAAGTTGTTGTTTTCAGACTTTCCCGCAAGTTCAGATCTGAGCTTAACGATAGTTTGAACTCATAG
- a CDS encoding septal ring lytic transglycosylase RlpA family protein, with product MSRFVILISALLLIFSAGCAKKRVYSTPPVKHHKFQKQDSPDTVKPVLKTDPYTVLGQSYVPHLSSKGYKAQGLASWYGDDFHGKSTANGETYNMYAMTAAHRTLPMGSMLEVTDRDSGRKVIVRVNDRGPFADPDLRIIDLSYAAASKLGIINKGLTPVELRAIDDVNVEPVTDTEIVSDTAAPSEETVVSKTVEAAPEVEEIIITEAATAQEHYFIQVGSFTEHDRATAILESLRAQGYNESRMVEVSVNGKKYMRVQAGYFYNIPEAEDAMNSLASEFGEMFIVTQ from the coding sequence ATGTCTAGATTCGTAATACTGATTTCAGCTCTATTGCTTATTTTTTCAGCGGGTTGTGCAAAAAAAAGAGTTTACTCCACTCCGCCTGTTAAGCACCACAAATTTCAAAAGCAAGATTCTCCCGATACGGTCAAACCTGTACTCAAAACAGATCCATACACCGTGCTCGGACAAAGTTATGTTCCCCACTTGAGTTCAAAAGGATATAAAGCGCAAGGTTTGGCATCATGGTACGGAGACGACTTTCACGGAAAAAGCACTGCCAACGGTGAAACATATAATATGTACGCCATGACCGCGGCTCACCGTACACTGCCAATGGGCAGCATGCTTGAAGTCACCGACCGCGACAGCGGACGTAAAGTAATTGTTCGCGTCAATGACCGCGGACCTTTTGCCGATCCAGATCTGCGCATCATTGATTTATCGTATGCCGCAGCGTCAAAGCTGGGAATCATCAACAAAGGTCTCACCCCGGTTGAACTGCGGGCCATTGATGATGTAAATGTAGAACCCGTCACTGATACTGAAATTGTATCTGATACAGCAGCACCGTCTGAAGAAACGGTTGTCTCCAAAACAGTTGAAGCTGCGCCGGAAGTTGAAGAAATCATTATCACTGAAGCTGCCACAGCTCAGGAGCACTACTTTATTCAGGTCGGATCATTCACTGAGCATGACCGGGCAACAGCAATTCTGGAATCTCTGCGCGCTCAGGGATATAATGAATCCCGCATGGTGGAGGTAAGTGTAAACGGCAAAAAATACATGCGCGTTCAAGCCGGATATTTTTACAACATCCCGGAAGCTGAAGATGCAATGAACAGCCTTGCCAGCGAATTCGGTGAGATGTTTATTGTTACCCAGTAA
- a CDS encoding LysM peptidoglycan-binding domain-containing protein, with protein MKKLIWLAVAFSLMFAWGCAKKPIPQDEVVVVEETEVVVVEEEPVVEEVVPPTPMEIYESEYRTLPTAHVVTKGECLWWIAEYQQIYNDPFMWPLIYKANRDQIKNPDLIYAGQSLEVPRDGFSLEELKDSRKQAGASWKALEPQQDAVIPGEMKAALGYL; from the coding sequence ATGAAAAAACTTATCTGGCTCGCAGTTGCCTTCAGCCTGATGTTCGCATGGGGATGTGCCAAAAAGCCTATTCCTCAGGATGAGGTTGTGGTTGTTGAAGAAACTGAAGTTGTAGTTGTTGAAGAAGAACCGGTAGTAGAGGAAGTTGTTCCTCCAACCCCTATGGAAATCTACGAAAGCGAGTACAGGACTCTTCCTACTGCTCACGTAGTAACCAAAGGCGAATGCCTCTGGTGGATTGCTGAATATCAGCAGATTTATAATGATCCCTTCATGTGGCCCCTGATCTACAAAGCAAACAGAGATCAGATCAAAAACCCTGACCTCATCTACGCAGGTCAGAGCCTTGAAGTTCCACGTGACGGCTTCAGCCTTGAAGAACTTAAAGATTCACGCAAGCAGGCCGGTGCATCCTGGAAGGCTCTTGAGCCTCAGCAGGACGCAGTTATTCCCGGTGAAATGAAAGCTGCACTCGGTTACCTGTAG